CCGGTCCCAGCTGGAGACGTCCCTCCAGCGGCTGCAGTGCCCCCGGGTCGACCTCTTCTATCTGCACGCGCCGGACCACGGCACGCCTGTGGAAGAGACGCTGCGCGCCTGCCACCAGCTGCACCAGGAGGTGAGGGCGTCCCCCACTCCCCATCCTGGCCTGTTGGTGCCCAGAGAGCAGAGGCTCCAGGGCTGTCCTGGAGCAGAGCAGGGGACGGACCCCACGCCCAGGGTTCCAGTCTCTGGGTCTGGCCTTCTAGGCTGCGGGGGAGTCTGACCGTGGCCTCTCCCCCGCAGGGCAAGTTCGTGGAGCTCGGCCTCTCCAACTATGCCGCCTGGGAGGTGGCTGAGATCTGTACCCTGTGCAGGAGCAATGGCTGGATCCTGCCCACCGTGTACCAGGTGAGGCCGGGGCTGCAGAGGCCCAACTCCAGGGCGCCTGCCATCCCAGGTCCTCTTGTGCCCCCCGCCCTCTCCCACTCCCCTGCTCCCAGCCTGTAGACGGCCCCCCGGGGCCCTCAGGCCCTGGCCCCCCTTCCTGCCTGCTTCTGGCTCTGCGGTCAGCCCAAACTCGCCTGCCCCTTCTCCCTGGAAGGAGTGCCTGGGTGTCACTTAGATACCTCTTCCTCTGGAAGGCTTTCCCGACAGCCCCGTGGGTCCTCCAGTCTCCAGATCCCAGCTTTATGCATTGAGCGAGTATCTCTGAGAATCTGCCGTGATCACAGAAGCCACCTTTGCTCATCTGTCCCGtcctgtttgcttgcttgcttgtttggcTGCCTCGGGTCTCAGCTGCGTCACACGGGACCCTAATTGTGGCCCACAGACTCTCCGGTTGCggctctcaggcttagttgccctaccAGGGCTCAGACCCGTGCCCCTTGCatcgcaaggtggattcttaaccactgaaccatcaggagcGTCCACTCTGCTTTGATTTTAACTCGACTCTGACATCTCCTGAAGCAGAGAGCTCACCAGGTCCACGTGTGTTTGAGAGCTTGGGGTCCAGCCCATGGCTGGTGCCTGCGGATGTGTGTGGGATGGCAGAGCCAGGCCGCCGTCCCTTCCTGGGGCCCAGCCCCATCTCCCCGTCCACCAGTAGTGACTCTGGAAACCATGCTGGGGTCCCGGGGGTCTTGACCGAAGACTTTGAGAGCAGGCTGGGGCTCCCCGGCCGGGCCCCCGCTCAGCTGGCCCTTCTGGCTGCAGGGCATGTACAACGCCACCACCCGGCAGGTGGAGACGGAGCTCCTGCCCTGCCTCCGGCGCTTTGGACTGAGGTTCTACGCCTACAACCCTCTGGCTGGTACGGGCTGGCTGCGGGCACAGGCTCCCCTGGGTGGGAGGGCCTTCCTGACCCCGTTCTGCCCCTTCCTGACCCGGGAGAAGCCTGGCCTCAGgcctgggaaggggaggggtTTGCCAGGACCTCCATTCGTCCTGTTCCCCGCCATCACCCCCACTTCCAGCCAGACGGGCTCTGGGGCAGTGCCTGGGGGTCTGACCGCAGCCTTCCCGCAGGAGGCCTGCTGACCGGCAGGTACAAGTATGAGGACAAGGACGGGAAACAGCCCGTGGGCCGCTTCTTTGGGAACAGCTGGGCAGAGGTCTACAGGAATCGGTGAGCTGGGGGCAGACGGCGCTAGGACGGGCAGAGTGGGAGGGGTCCCACAGTCTGAAAATGGGGCGTCCCTGGGGCTGCTTTCCTTTCAGGGCCTTCCCTTGCTGCCTGGACCTAGCTCTCTTGATTCCTGGAGGAATTAGGAAACCCTCTGCAaggcttcattttgttttcttgggacCTCCGTGAGGAATGCTGACCCCTGGGCCTTATGGCCGACCTTCCAGGTCATAACTCATGCCTAAGAAAACTGGTCACCTGCCAAGGGGGAAAGACAGGGCCCCAGATGGAGGAACAGGAGGCCTGGGGCCGGGCTGTGCCCCCGCCCTGGCTTCCTGTTTTTCCAGGTAAAGTAAGGGCAGGGTTTGCATTCTTAAGAGCAGAGACATCCTTGAGGTCTCTGGTGAGGGAGCCAGCGTCCTGGGTGGTTCTGTTGCCCAGAAAAGCAGGAGACGCCCTGCCCAAGGGGACCCTGGCCCCTCCATGCTGCGGGGGCTTCCTGGGTTGCTCTTAGGCAGTGGCCCCCCGTGTGACCCGTGGTCCTGACCCCGTGCTACCGTCCCCACCTGTCCAGCTACTGGAAGGAGCACCACTTCGAGGGCATCGCCCTGGTGGAGAAGGCCCTGCAGGCTGCGTATGGCACCAGCGCCCCCAGCATGACCTCAGCCGCCCTCCGGTGGATGTACCACCATTCCCAGCTCCAGGtaacctccccccgcccccaccatccCTGGAAGCCCTGCCCCCGCTCTCTTTGAGGAGCCAGCATGATTTCTAAGTCATTTTTCCCTCTGAAATCTCTCTGGTCCAGTTCTCAGGCAGCCTTCCTGTTGTTCTGGGTAGCTGCCGAAGAACCAGGCCCTGTCGCGAGGGCTTTACAAGCATGGATTGAACGATTGCTTAGGCCTGATGAAGTGGGATTATTCCAGTTTTACTGATGAGCACACAGCTGTGAATGGGAGAGAAAGTTGTCACGGACTTCATATATAGCCTGCTGGTCCTGCTCCTCTGTGGGAGTCGGGGTTCCCTCTCTTTGGTGTCCCCGTCTTCCTGGCTACACCTTTTCTCCAGCCGTACACAGTTGCATAGTGTCTGGCATGTATACAGCAGGTTTTTGATAGATAGAAGTTAGGTGC
This window of the Capricornis sumatraensis isolate serow.1 chromosome 3, serow.2, whole genome shotgun sequence genome carries:
- the LOC138075698 gene encoding aflatoxin B1 aldehyde reductase member 4-like, which encodes MLKTLTRAVGRAAVRCARSPQLPGARTAAAAAAMSRSPRASSGSPARPATVLGTMEMGRRMDAPASAAAVRAFLERGHAELDTAFMYSDGLPESILGGLGLGLGGSGCTVKIATKANPWEGKSLKPDSLRSQLETSLQRLQCPRVDLFYLHAPDHGTPVEETLRACHQLHQEGKFVELGLSNYAAWEVAEICTLCRSNGWILPTVYQGMYNATTRQVETELLPCLRRFGLRFYAYNPLAGGLLTGRYKYEDKDGKQPVGRFFGNSWAEVYRNRYWKEHHFEGIALVEKALQAAYGTSAPSMTSAALRWMYHHSQLQGAHGDAVILGMSSLEQLEENLAATEEEPLEPAVVQAFDQAWRLVAHDCPSYFR